A genomic stretch from Setaria italica strain Yugu1 chromosome VII, Setaria_italica_v2.0, whole genome shotgun sequence includes:
- the LOC101762769 gene encoding uncharacterized protein LOC101762769: MVAAIAVASAGLGMLAGVAMANKSSEGGAAQWRPGPPPAALRWGGGAPRCEACGGSGKEECRLCARWSDAGARGSRRSGCGACAGTRRTPCRSCGGSGTGRRAPVRVATSGRAAPTAWSAR; encoded by the coding sequence atggtggcggcgaTCGCGGTGGCCTCGGCGGGCCTGGGGATGCTGGCGGGCGTCGCCATGGCCAACAAGTCGTCCGAGGGCGGAGCCGCGCAGTGGAGgcccgggccgccgccggccgcgctgcGGTGGGGCGGAGGCGCGCCGCGCTGCGAGGCGTGCGGCGGGTCGGGCAAGGAGGAGTGCCGCCTGTGCGCGCGCTGGTCCGACGCCGGGGCAAGGGGCAGCCGCCGGTCCGGCTGCGGGGCGTGCGCCGGCACGCGGCGGACGCCGTGCCGGAGCTGCGGCGGGTCAGGGACCGGCCGGCGCGCGCCCGTGCGCGTCGCAACCTCAGGGCGCGCGGCCCCGACCGCCTGGTCCGCCAGATGA
- the LOC101763177 gene encoding uncharacterized protein LOC101763177, with amino-acid sequence MVGPIVLAASAGLGMLAGLATADRCSSSSGGARGLSCVACGGTGKVACLCARWSDGDDVGCRPCAGTGRTPSRRCRGPGRTGRRHEPVRVVVRAQRPLEAVTKARK; translated from the coding sequence ATGGTCGGACCGATCGTGCTCGCGGCGTCCGCCGGCCTCGGCATGCTCGCCGGCCTCGCGACGGCGGAcaggtgctcctcctcctccggcggcgcgcgggggctGAGCTGCGTGGCGTgcggcggcacggggaaggTGGCCTGCCTCTGCGCCCGGTGGTCGGACGGCGACGACGTCGGGTGCCGGCCGTGCGCAGGGACCGGACGCACGCCGAGCCGGAGGTGCCGCGGCCCCGGCCGCACCGGGCGGCGGCACGAGCCCGTGCGGGTGGTCGTGCGCGCGCAGAGGCCCCTGGAGGCTGTTACAAAAGCCAGGAAATGA